The Micromonospora sp. WMMD961 genome has a segment encoding these proteins:
- a CDS encoding type I polyketide synthase encodes MADDEKLRHFLKKVTTTLQETKQQLHEAENRDREPIAIVSMSCRFPGGVRGPEDLWQMLVDERDALGPLPADRGWDLESLYSPDADAPGQSYVREGSFLDDAADFDAAFFGISPHEALAMDPQQRLLLEASWEAIERAGVNPQSLRGSQTGVFVGITQQNYGTALHEAPEGVDMYLGTGTTTSVASGRIAYSLGFGGPAVTVDTACSSSLVAMHWAVQSLRSRECDLALVGGVTIMAAPGAFILFSRQKGLAPDGRCKPFAEAADGTAWGEGVGIIMAERLSDAQRNGHPILAIVRGSATNQDGASNGLTAPNGPAQERVIRAALANARLTPDQVDTVESHGTGTTLGDPIEAQALLETYGRGRPAEHPLWITSVKSNIGHTQSAAGIAGLIKAVLSIQHGVLPKTLNVDAPTSHVDWSTGAAQVLTETIPWPQTGHPRRAGVSSFGVSGTNGHIILEQPPTETPAETSDPADGPVAAWPISARTEAGLAAQARRLYDHLTRHPSLTPSDVGHSLCKTRAAFDHRAVVVGTTREEMLSSLAEFPDGNAPRADRQLGGRPLFVFPGQGSQWLGMATELLDQEPVFAARIAECAAALDPYVDWSLLDVLRCTDPAALDRVDVVQPALWAVMVSLAETWISRGVRPGAVVGHSQGEIAAACVAGALSLTDAAKVVALRSRALLALSGTGGMVSVNAPLAAVEPLLTDGIAVAAVNGPSSVVVAGADVAAFLTAAQAAGVRARQVQVDYASHCAQVEPIEAELARLLDGITPTAGTVPIISTVTGAPIDGTAMNAAYWYDNLRNPVRLDLAVRAALDAGHALIVEISPHPVLIAGLTGLAEDAGGDAVVLGTLRRGDGGLRRFTHSLASAYVHGAAVDFATVHPHGRTVPLPTFAFQGRPYWLGGRRPPAPAAATPSTDDAVFWNAVERQDADVLAETIGVDPAAVGDLLPALSSWRRQRQTGSTLDSWRYRDEWVRVPDQPARLTGTWLVAVPAGIDSPLPAEVSSALRVGGARVVPVEIDPVDVHRTALAAQLTLALDAAGCDRPDGVLSLLALDERVLRDHRSTPRGFAATVVLVQALGDLGVGAPLWCASRAAIGTGPDDPPANPAQALLWGFGRVAALEHPDRWGGLVDLPASLDERGSGLLCALLSGVTGEDQAAIRPTGLLGRRLMRAPVGDRGPVRSWQPRGTTLILGGTGGLGSQLARWLAAHGAEHLLLVGRRGPDAPGAHQLRDDLTALGATVTVAACDAADRDALAALIDAIPADTPLTTVVHSAAVLDDCVIDALQTHRVDGVLRAKVDSARHLHELTRDLDLDAFITFSSFAGTVASSGVGNYAPANAYLDALVQHRRSLGLPGTAIAWGAWGGGGMADGEFGELLTRHGVAEMAPELAITTLRQAVEHDEPFLTVADIRWERFFVAVTATRPSPLVGAIPEAQQVLAAIARDGDGAGESAAARLAGLPPAERAKALLDTVRAQVATVLGYACADEVPPKKAFQELGFDSVTAVELRNRLGATTGLRLPVTLVFDYPNPTTLAAFLDSLCGGPGDSSALDDLDRLEAALDNLEPDDVTYVRLMTRMQALVADWKHGRAEPVETAGEALADATDEEMFDLLGKKFGIA; translated from the coding sequence ATGGCAGACGACGAGAAGCTTCGCCATTTCCTCAAGAAGGTCACCACCACCCTTCAGGAGACCAAGCAGCAGTTGCACGAGGCTGAGAACCGTGACCGGGAACCGATCGCGATCGTCTCGATGAGCTGTCGGTTCCCCGGCGGCGTACGCGGTCCGGAGGACCTCTGGCAGATGCTCGTCGACGAGCGCGACGCCCTCGGCCCGCTGCCCGCCGACCGGGGCTGGGACCTGGAGTCGCTCTACAGCCCGGACGCGGACGCACCCGGCCAGAGCTATGTCCGGGAGGGCTCGTTCCTGGACGACGCCGCGGACTTCGACGCCGCGTTCTTCGGGATCAGCCCGCACGAGGCGCTCGCCATGGACCCGCAGCAACGGCTGTTGCTGGAGGCGTCCTGGGAGGCGATCGAGCGGGCCGGCGTCAACCCGCAGAGCCTTCGCGGCAGCCAGACCGGCGTGTTCGTCGGCATCACCCAGCAGAACTACGGCACCGCGTTGCACGAGGCGCCCGAGGGCGTCGACATGTACCTCGGCACCGGCACCACCACCAGCGTCGCGTCCGGCCGGATCGCGTACAGCCTGGGCTTCGGCGGACCAGCCGTCACCGTGGACACGGCCTGCTCGTCGTCGCTCGTCGCGATGCACTGGGCGGTCCAGTCGCTGCGGTCGCGTGAGTGCGACCTGGCCCTGGTCGGCGGCGTCACGATCATGGCGGCACCGGGGGCGTTCATCCTGTTCAGCAGGCAGAAGGGGCTGGCCCCGGACGGGCGGTGCAAGCCGTTCGCCGAGGCCGCCGACGGCACCGCCTGGGGAGAGGGTGTCGGCATCATCATGGCCGAGCGGCTCTCCGACGCGCAGCGCAACGGCCACCCGATCCTGGCGATCGTGCGGGGCAGCGCGACCAACCAGGACGGCGCGTCCAACGGCCTCACCGCCCCCAACGGCCCGGCCCAGGAGCGGGTCATCCGGGCCGCGCTCGCCAACGCCCGACTCACCCCGGACCAGGTCGACACCGTCGAGTCGCACGGCACCGGCACCACACTGGGCGACCCGATCGAGGCGCAGGCGCTGCTGGAGACGTACGGCCGGGGCCGTCCGGCGGAGCACCCGCTCTGGATCACCTCGGTCAAGTCGAACATCGGGCACACCCAGTCGGCGGCCGGCATCGCCGGGCTGATCAAAGCGGTGCTCTCCATCCAGCACGGGGTCCTGCCGAAGACGCTCAACGTCGACGCGCCCACCTCGCACGTGGACTGGTCGACCGGCGCCGCGCAGGTGCTCACCGAGACGATCCCGTGGCCGCAGACCGGGCACCCGCGCCGGGCCGGGGTGTCGTCCTTCGGCGTCTCCGGCACCAACGGGCACATCATCCTGGAGCAGCCGCCGACCGAGACCCCCGCCGAGACCAGCGACCCCGCCGACGGTCCGGTCGCCGCCTGGCCGATCTCGGCCCGCACCGAGGCCGGTCTCGCCGCGCAGGCCCGCCGCCTGTACGACCACCTGACCCGGCACCCCTCGCTCACCCCGTCGGACGTCGGACACTCGCTGTGCAAGACCCGGGCCGCCTTCGACCACCGTGCGGTCGTCGTCGGCACCACCCGGGAGGAGATGCTGAGCAGCCTCGCCGAGTTCCCCGACGGCAACGCCCCCCGCGCCGACCGGCAGCTCGGCGGCCGACCGCTGTTCGTCTTCCCCGGTCAGGGCTCACAGTGGCTCGGCATGGCCACCGAGCTGCTCGACCAGGAGCCGGTCTTCGCCGCCCGGATCGCCGAGTGCGCCGCCGCCCTCGACCCGTACGTCGACTGGTCGCTGCTCGACGTGCTGCGCTGCACCGACCCGGCGGCGCTGGACCGCGTCGACGTGGTCCAACCCGCGCTCTGGGCGGTGATGGTGTCGCTGGCCGAAACCTGGATCTCCCGTGGCGTACGGCCCGGCGCGGTCGTCGGCCACTCGCAGGGCGAGATCGCCGCCGCGTGCGTGGCCGGCGCGCTGTCGCTGACCGACGCCGCCAAGGTGGTCGCCCTGCGCAGCCGCGCCCTGCTCGCCCTGTCCGGCACCGGCGGCATGGTGTCGGTCAACGCTCCGCTCGCCGCTGTCGAACCGCTGCTCACCGACGGGATCGCCGTCGCGGCGGTGAACGGCCCGTCCAGTGTGGTCGTGGCCGGTGCCGACGTGGCGGCCTTCCTGACGGCGGCCCAGGCGGCCGGCGTCCGCGCCCGGCAGGTGCAGGTGGACTACGCCTCGCACTGTGCCCAGGTCGAGCCGATCGAGGCCGAGCTGGCCCGGCTCCTGGACGGGATCACGCCGACCGCCGGCACCGTGCCGATCATCTCCACGGTCACCGGCGCGCCGATCGACGGCACCGCGATGAACGCCGCGTACTGGTACGACAACCTGCGTAACCCGGTCCGCCTGGACCTGGCCGTCCGTGCCGCCCTGGACGCCGGTCACGCCCTGATCGTCGAGATCAGCCCGCACCCGGTGCTGATCGCCGGGCTCACCGGGCTGGCCGAGGACGCCGGTGGCGACGCCGTGGTGCTGGGCACGCTGCGGCGCGGCGACGGCGGGCTCCGGCGGTTCACCCACTCGCTGGCCTCCGCGTACGTGCACGGTGCCGCAGTCGACTTCGCCACCGTCCACCCGCACGGGCGTACCGTGCCGTTGCCGACCTTCGCGTTTCAGGGGCGGCCGTACTGGCTGGGCGGCCGGCGGCCCCCGGCGCCCGCCGCCGCGACCCCGAGCACCGACGACGCGGTCTTCTGGAACGCGGTGGAGCGGCAGGACGCCGACGTGCTCGCCGAGACCATCGGCGTCGACCCGGCGGCGGTGGGAGACCTGCTCCCGGCGTTGTCGTCGTGGCGGCGGCAGCGGCAGACCGGCTCGACGCTGGACAGCTGGCGCTACCGCGACGAGTGGGTACGCGTCCCCGACCAACCGGCCCGTCTCACCGGCACCTGGCTGGTCGCCGTACCGGCCGGGATCGACTCGCCGCTGCCGGCCGAGGTCAGCTCGGCTCTGCGAGTCGGCGGCGCGCGGGTGGTGCCGGTGGAGATCGACCCGGTCGACGTCCACCGCACCGCGCTGGCCGCCCAGCTCACCCTGGCGCTCGACGCGGCCGGCTGTGACCGTCCCGACGGTGTGCTCTCCCTGCTCGCCCTGGACGAGCGGGTCCTGCGCGACCACCGCTCCACCCCGCGCGGCTTCGCCGCCACCGTCGTACTGGTGCAGGCCCTCGGTGACCTCGGCGTAGGCGCACCGCTGTGGTGCGCGTCCCGGGCCGCGATCGGCACCGGACCGGACGACCCGCCGGCCAACCCGGCCCAGGCGCTGCTCTGGGGCTTCGGCCGGGTGGCCGCCCTGGAACACCCGGACCGCTGGGGCGGCCTGGTGGACCTACCCGCCAGCCTCGACGAGCGCGGTTCCGGTCTGCTCTGCGCCCTGCTCTCCGGCGTCACCGGCGAGGACCAGGCCGCGATCCGACCGACCGGCCTGCTCGGCCGGCGGCTGATGCGCGCCCCGGTCGGCGACCGCGGCCCGGTGCGGAGCTGGCAGCCGCGCGGCACCACCCTCATCCTGGGCGGCACCGGTGGTCTCGGTTCCCAGCTGGCCCGCTGGCTGGCCGCGCACGGTGCCGAGCACCTGCTGCTGGTCGGCCGCCGCGGCCCGGACGCACCCGGCGCACACCAGCTCCGCGACGACCTCACCGCGCTGGGCGCGACGGTCACAGTGGCCGCCTGCGACGCCGCCGACCGCGACGCCCTTGCCGCCCTGATCGACGCGATCCCCGCCGATACGCCGCTGACCACAGTGGTGCACAGCGCGGCCGTCCTCGACGACTGCGTGATCGACGCCCTGCAGACCCACCGCGTCGACGGCGTCCTGCGCGCCAAGGTGGACTCCGCCCGCCACCTGCACGAGCTGACCCGGGACCTGGACCTGGACGCGTTCATCACGTTCTCCTCGTTCGCCGGCACGGTGGCCAGCTCCGGGGTCGGCAACTACGCCCCCGCCAACGCCTACCTGGACGCCCTGGTGCAGCACCGCCGCTCCCTCGGCCTGCCGGGCACCGCGATCGCCTGGGGCGCCTGGGGTGGCGGCGGCATGGCCGACGGCGAGTTCGGTGAGCTGCTGACCCGGCACGGCGTCGCCGAGATGGCGCCCGAGCTGGCGATCACCACGCTGCGGCAGGCGGTGGAGCACGACGAGCCGTTCCTCACCGTCGCCGACATCCGCTGGGAGCGGTTCTTCGTCGCGGTCACCGCCACCCGGCCCAGCCCTCTGGTCGGCGCGATCCCGGAGGCGCAGCAGGTGCTCGCGGCGATCGCCCGCGACGGGGACGGGGCCGGCGAGAGCGCCGCCGCGCGCCTGGCGGGCCTGCCACCGGCCGAGCGGGCCAAGGCCCTGCTGGACACGGTACGGGCGCAGGTCGCCACGGTGCTCGGCTACGCCTGCGCCGACGAGGTGCCACCGAAGAAGGCCTTCCAGGAACTCGGGTTCGACTCGGTGACCGCCGTGGAGCTGCGCAACCGCCTGGGTGCCACCACCGGGCTGCGGCTGCCCGTCACGCTCGTCTTCGACTATCCGAACCCGACCACGCTCGCCGCCTTCCTGGACAGCCTGTGCGGCGGGCCGGGGGACAGCTCCGCGCTGGACGACCTGGACCGCCTGGAAGCGGCCCTGGACAACCTCGAACCGGACGACGTCACGTACGTCCGGCTGATGACCCGGATGCAGGCGCTCGTCGCCGACTGGAAGCACGGGCGCGCCGAGCCGGTGGAGACCGCGGGCGAAGCCCTGGCCGACGCCACCGACGAGGAGATGTTCGACCTCCTCGGCAAGAAGTTCGGCATCGCCTGA